From Acidobacteriota bacterium, the proteins below share one genomic window:
- a CDS encoding NTP transferase domain-containing protein: MMASMAQPMAVVLAGGDGMRLRPLTERWLGRHVPKQYCTFAGTRSMLDHTLDRAARLCEPSRILTVVGRHHRDVLRGRAPRATDGTFVEQPANLDTAPGVLLGLVHAMHRDPDATLVILPSDHFVYPEWRFVANVQAAIQAAERLGNRILLLGAAPTDIEDEYGWIVPSDDLGRQPAHRVFAVESFVEKPAPAEAARLCERGALWNTLVLVARARTLWELACERLPGLTPFFSVLQAAIGTRREARVLDEVYETMPRVNFSSELLERASDRIAVQSLDGVMWNDWGQPARIVESLLAIGRQPAFSLRLLQDELEACAEGVSRQRDSQRDGRSRDFRPRAAAGAGAAREAAVS; this comes from the coding sequence ATGATGGCATCCATGGCACAACCGATGGCGGTCGTGCTGGCCGGCGGCGATGGTATGCGTCTGCGGCCGCTGACCGAGCGCTGGCTCGGCCGGCACGTTCCGAAGCAGTACTGCACGTTCGCGGGGACGCGCTCGATGCTCGACCACACGCTCGACCGGGCGGCCCGCCTGTGCGAGCCGAGCCGCATCCTGACGGTCGTCGGGCGCCACCACCGCGACGTGCTGCGCGGTCGAGCCCCGCGTGCCACCGACGGGACGTTCGTCGAGCAGCCGGCCAACCTCGACACGGCGCCGGGCGTGCTCCTCGGGCTGGTCCACGCGATGCATCGCGATCCGGACGCGACGCTGGTCATCCTCCCCTCCGATCATTTCGTGTATCCGGAGTGGCGGTTCGTGGCGAACGTGCAGGCGGCGATTCAGGCCGCCGAGCGACTCGGCAACCGAATCCTCCTGCTGGGCGCGGCGCCCACCGACATCGAGGACGAGTACGGCTGGATCGTCCCGTCCGACGATCTCGGACGCCAGCCGGCGCACCGCGTATTCGCCGTGGAGTCCTTCGTCGAGAAGCCGGCGCCGGCGGAAGCGGCCCGGCTCTGCGAGCGCGGGGCCCTGTGGAACACGCTCGTCCTGGTGGCGCGCGCCCGCACCCTGTGGGAGCTCGCGTGCGAGCGGCTCCCGGGCCTGACCCCGTTCTTCTCCGTGCTGCAGGCGGCCATCGGCACGCGGCGGGAGGCGCGGGTGCTCGACGAGGTGTACGAGACCATGCCGCGGGTCAACTTCTCCTCGGAGCTGCTCGAGCGGGCGTCCGACCGCATCGCCGTGCAGTCGCTCGACGGCGTGATGTGGAACGACTGGGGGCAGCCCGCGCGCATCGTCGAGTCGCTGCTGGCCATCGGCCGGCAACCCGCCTTCAGCCTCCGGCTGCTGCAGGACGAGCTGGAAGCCTGCGCCGAAGGCGTGTCGCGTCAGCGAGACTCCCAACGCGACGGCAGGTCGCGCGACTTCCGTCCGCGGGCGGCGGCCGGCGCCGGAGCCGCGCGCGAAGCCGCGGTGAGCTGA
- a CDS encoding DUF2934 domain-containing protein: MAKRTTQSTGTVKRTRKTAPRKTTRRTAARPVEAAAPAKAATAARAVEAAGAIEAGTLEPTDAQIAERAYFLSLERQGPGGPLDDWLQAERELRNGSESG, encoded by the coding sequence ATGGCGAAACGAACGACGCAGTCGACAGGAACCGTCAAGCGCACGCGGAAGACCGCTCCGCGGAAAACCACCCGCCGCACGGCGGCCAGGCCGGTCGAGGCGGCCGCGCCCGCGAAAGCGGCAACCGCCGCCCGGGCAGTCGAAGCAGCCGGCGCGATCGAGGCGGGGACGCTCGAGCCGACCGACGCGCAGATTGCCGAGCGCGCCTACTTCCTGTCCCTCGAACGACAGGGGCCGGGCGGTCCCCTCGACGACTGGCTGCAGGCGGAGCGCGAGCTGCGGAACGGGTCCGAGTCGGGCTGA
- a CDS encoding LamG domain-containing protein: MAATRMRACVLVPAAALALAALTAASAAAQVAQQRSTEVPEMLRERGIVGYADRLSVQPGETIRFMVSSEEPEYRADIVRLIHGDANPNGPGFKETLVETPVSGDYAGRRQELPFGSYVVVPDSPALRLGGSFTVTAWIAPTTPGVSFGERAAQGVVTKWSAGVAGGYGVFIDEEGRLSLRLGSANGAAETLHAEPPLRAWRSAIPGAARPRPHGVPTAWYFVAVSYDADTGRVVFVQRPQSRFPGDATRATVERTAAVRGAGPNELPLLMAAHWSGNGAAHEADGHYNGKIDNPRVYARALDAAEIDAIEQGEGPDDALADWDFAADIESDVVSDRSPRGLHGRTVNAPTRAVTGHTWNATVMDFKQARDQYGAIYFHDDDLVDAGWDAGFELRVPDDLASGIYAARLRTGDNEDYAPFFVRPRRGTTTARIAFLVPTFSYLAYARTGREGEGQLSLYSTHADGSGITYSSALRPITNMRPKITTRNPWQFMADTHLIDWFDAKGFAVDIITDHDLHHEGLSLVEPYNVVLTGTHPEYTSTEMLDALEAYLSGGGRLMYMGGNGFYWITSLDPTGRYIEVRRAHGTEAWQGAAGEHYHATTGEFGGLWRFRGRAPQRLAGTGFTAQGFDRNSPFRRMPGSFDPRAAFIFEGLDENALIGEHPSLVLEVGAAGSELDRVDYALGSPAHTLVLARSFGHSDAYQHVVEEVNTSDSRQGGTENVLVYADMAYLEYPNGGAVFSTSSIAWSGSLSYNDYDNDVSRITENVLRRFAADEPIPWPGGADAAP; the protein is encoded by the coding sequence ATGGCCGCCACCCGGATGCGCGCGTGCGTTCTCGTTCCAGCCGCGGCGCTCGCCCTTGCAGCCCTGACCGCCGCGAGCGCAGCGGCGCAGGTCGCGCAGCAACGCTCCACCGAGGTGCCGGAGATGCTCCGCGAGCGCGGCATCGTCGGCTACGCCGATCGCCTGAGCGTCCAGCCGGGCGAGACCATCCGGTTCATGGTCAGCAGCGAGGAGCCGGAGTACCGAGCCGACATCGTGCGGCTGATTCACGGCGACGCGAACCCGAACGGGCCGGGCTTCAAGGAGACGCTCGTCGAGACGCCGGTGAGCGGCGACTACGCGGGCCGGCGGCAGGAGTTGCCGTTCGGCTCGTACGTGGTGGTGCCGGACAGCCCGGCGCTGCGATTGGGCGGCAGCTTCACCGTCACCGCGTGGATCGCGCCGACCACGCCCGGCGTCTCGTTCGGCGAGCGCGCCGCGCAGGGAGTGGTCACCAAGTGGTCCGCCGGCGTCGCGGGCGGCTATGGCGTGTTCATCGACGAGGAGGGCCGCCTCTCGCTCCGGCTCGGCAGCGCGAACGGCGCCGCCGAGACGCTGCACGCGGAGCCGCCGCTGCGCGCGTGGCGTTCGGCGATTCCCGGCGCGGCCAGGCCGCGGCCGCATGGCGTGCCCACCGCCTGGTACTTCGTGGCAGTGAGCTACGACGCCGACACCGGCCGGGTGGTCTTCGTGCAGCGTCCGCAGTCCAGGTTTCCCGGCGACGCGACGCGGGCCACGGTGGAACGCACCGCTGCGGTGCGCGGGGCCGGGCCGAACGAGCTGCCGCTGCTGATGGCGGCGCACTGGAGCGGAAACGGCGCGGCGCACGAGGCGGACGGACACTACAACGGCAAGATCGACAACCCCCGCGTCTACGCCCGCGCACTCGACGCCGCCGAGATCGACGCCATCGAGCAGGGAGAAGGACCGGACGACGCGCTGGCGGACTGGGACTTCGCCGCCGACATCGAGTCGGACGTCGTGAGCGACCGGTCGCCGCGCGGGCTGCACGGACGGACAGTGAACGCCCCCACCCGCGCCGTCACGGGGCACACGTGGAACGCCACGGTGATGGACTTCAAGCAGGCGCGCGACCAGTACGGCGCCATCTACTTCCACGACGACGATCTCGTGGACGCGGGCTGGGACGCCGGCTTCGAGCTGCGGGTCCCGGACGATCTCGCGAGCGGCATCTACGCGGCCCGGCTGCGGACCGGCGACAACGAGGACTACGCGCCGTTCTTCGTCCGGCCGCGGCGGGGCACTACGACGGCCCGCATCGCGTTCCTCGTGCCGACGTTCAGCTACCTCGCCTACGCCCGCACCGGCCGGGAGGGCGAGGGCCAGCTCAGCCTCTACTCCACCCACGCCGACGGCAGCGGCATCACCTACTCGTCGGCGCTGCGCCCGATCACCAACATGCGGCCGAAGATCACCACCCGCAATCCCTGGCAGTTCATGGCGGACACGCACCTGATCGACTGGTTCGACGCCAAGGGCTTCGCGGTCGACATCATCACCGACCACGACCTGCACCACGAGGGCCTGTCGCTGGTCGAACCCTACAACGTCGTTCTCACGGGGACGCACCCGGAGTACACGTCGACCGAGATGCTCGACGCCCTCGAGGCGTACCTGTCCGGGGGCGGACGCCTCATGTACATGGGCGGCAACGGGTTCTACTGGATTACCAGCCTCGATCCGACCGGACGGTACATCGAGGTCCGCCGCGCCCACGGCACCGAGGCCTGGCAGGGCGCGGCGGGCGAGCACTACCACGCCACGACCGGGGAGTTCGGGGGGCTCTGGCGCTTCCGCGGCCGGGCCCCGCAGCGGCTGGCGGGCACCGGATTCACCGCGCAGGGATTCGACCGCAACTCGCCGTTCCGGCGCATGCCGGGCAGCTTCGATCCGCGCGCCGCGTTCATCTTCGAGGGCCTGGACGAGAACGCGCTGATCGGCGAGCATCCGTCGCTGGTTCTGGAAGTGGGCGCCGCCGGGTCCGAGCTCGACCGCGTGGACTACGCGCTGGGATCACCCGCCCACACGCTGGTCCTGGCCCGGTCGTTCGGGCACTCGGACGCGTACCAGCACGTCGTCGAGGAGGTCAACACGTCGGACTCGCGGCAAGGCGGGACCGAGAACGTCCTCGTCTATGCGGACATGGCGTATCTCGAATACCCGAACGGCGGCGCGGTGTTCTCGACCAGCTCCATCGCGTGGAGCGGCAGCCTCTCCTACAACGACTACGACAACGACGTCTCGCGGATCACCGAGAACGTCCTGCGGCGGTTCGCCGCCGACGAGCCGATCCCCTGGCCCGGGGGCGCGGACGCTGCCCCATGA
- the glgB gene encoding 1,4-alpha-glucan branching protein GlgB has product MAARVQPGDSPFLTDFDLHLLAGGTHYRSYDKLGAHLARQDGADGVHFAVWAPNARAISVIGDFNAWDAAAHPMRLRAEAGIWETFVPGVGSGALYKYEVSPGVGAVVQKADPYAFAAEMRPRTASRVWELSGYAWGDDDWMTSRAARNAHDAPIAVYEVHLGSWMRVPGAGGWLTYRDIAGRLADHVAELGFTHVELLPVAEYPLDESWGYGTLGYFAPTSRFGTPQEFMELVDTLHRRGIGVLVDWSAAHFPKDAHGLARFDGTCLYEHANPRQGEHPHWGSLIFNYGRREVGNFLISSALFWFEKYHLDGLRVDAVASMLYLDYGREAGEWVPNARGGNENLDAVGFLQHLNARVYAEHPGVMMVAEESTAWPAVTRPTDAGGLGFGFKWNMGWMNDTLQYMSKDPVHRGHHHDALTFSLVYAFSENFILPLSHDEVVHGKGSLLARMPGDEWQRHANLRLLYGFMVGHPGKQLLFMGGEIGQEREWTHAESIDWHLLERPLHGGLRTWVRDLHRLYHGEPALYELDAEPAGFEWIDCDDRGSSILSFLRRGRAGDPLVVVCNFTPVARHDHPVGVPHGGVWRERLNSDAPCYGGGGVGNGGPVVAGEASSNGRPFSLRLTLPPLGVLFLKQD; this is encoded by the coding sequence ATGGCGGCGCGCGTACAGCCGGGCGATTCACCGTTTCTCACCGACTTCGACCTGCATCTCCTCGCCGGCGGCACCCACTACCGCAGCTACGACAAGCTGGGCGCGCACCTCGCCCGACAGGACGGCGCCGACGGCGTGCACTTCGCGGTCTGGGCGCCCAACGCCCGCGCGATCTCCGTCATCGGCGACTTCAACGCGTGGGACGCGGCGGCGCACCCGATGCGGCTGCGAGCCGAGGCGGGGATCTGGGAGACGTTCGTCCCGGGGGTCGGGAGCGGCGCCCTCTACAAGTACGAGGTCTCGCCGGGGGTCGGCGCTGTGGTGCAGAAGGCCGACCCGTACGCGTTCGCGGCCGAGATGCGCCCCCGCACCGCGTCGCGGGTCTGGGAGCTGTCCGGCTACGCGTGGGGCGACGACGACTGGATGACCTCGCGGGCGGCCCGCAATGCGCACGATGCGCCGATCGCGGTCTACGAGGTGCACTTGGGCTCGTGGATGCGCGTCCCCGGCGCAGGCGGCTGGCTGACCTACCGCGACATCGCCGGCCGGCTCGCCGACCACGTCGCGGAGCTCGGCTTCACGCACGTCGAGCTGTTGCCCGTCGCCGAATACCCGCTCGACGAGTCCTGGGGCTACGGAACGCTCGGCTACTTCGCGCCGACGAGCCGTTTCGGCACGCCGCAGGAGTTCATGGAGCTGGTGGACACGCTGCACCGGCGCGGCATCGGCGTCCTCGTGGACTGGTCTGCCGCGCACTTCCCGAAGGACGCCCACGGTCTGGCCCGCTTCGACGGCACCTGCCTGTACGAGCACGCGAACCCGCGGCAGGGGGAGCATCCCCACTGGGGCTCGCTGATCTTCAACTACGGCCGCCGCGAGGTCGGCAACTTCCTCATCTCGAGCGCGCTCTTCTGGTTCGAGAAGTACCACCTCGACGGCCTGCGGGTGGACGCGGTCGCCTCGATGCTCTATCTCGACTACGGGCGCGAGGCCGGCGAATGGGTTCCGAACGCCCGCGGCGGGAACGAGAACCTGGACGCCGTCGGCTTTCTGCAGCACCTGAACGCCCGTGTCTACGCGGAGCACCCCGGCGTCATGATGGTGGCCGAGGAATCGACCGCCTGGCCGGCGGTCACCCGCCCGACGGACGCCGGCGGGCTCGGATTCGGCTTCAAGTGGAACATGGGCTGGATGAACGACACCCTCCAGTACATGTCGAAGGACCCGGTCCACCGCGGCCACCACCACGACGCGCTCACGTTCAGTCTGGTCTACGCCTTCAGCGAGAACTTCATCCTGCCGCTCTCGCACGACGAGGTCGTGCACGGGAAGGGATCGCTGCTCGCGCGCATGCCGGGCGACGAGTGGCAGCGGCACGCGAACCTGCGGCTGCTGTACGGCTTCATGGTCGGGCATCCCGGCAAGCAGCTCCTCTTCATGGGCGGCGAGATCGGACAGGAGAGGGAATGGACGCACGCCGAGAGCATCGACTGGCACCTGCTGGAGAGGCCGCTCCACGGCGGTCTGCGCACGTGGGTGCGCGACCTGCATCGGCTCTACCACGGCGAGCCGGCCCTGTACGAGCTCGATGCGGAGCCGGCCGGCTTCGAGTGGATCGACTGCGACGACCGCGGCAGCAGCATCCTGAGCTTTCTCCGCCGCGGCCGCGCCGGCGATCCGCTCGTAGTCGTCTGCAACTTCACCCCGGTCGCGCGGCACGACCACCCGGTCGGCGTACCACACGGCGGTGTATGGCGCGAACGGCTCAACAGCGACGCCCCGTGCTACGGCGGCGGCGGTGTGGGCAATGGCGGGCCCGTCGTCGCCGGGGAGGCATCATCCAACGGACGCCCGTTCTCCCTGCGGCTCACGCTGCCGCCCCTCGGCGTGCTATTCTTGAAGCAGGACTGA
- the glgA gene encoding glycogen synthase GlgA, whose protein sequence is MRVAIVSSEASPFAKTGGLADMVGSLAAALARRGLDVTLVLPAYRCVLERGDVAATGMAFSVPAAGGIEQVEILAGGGGEGARARFVRVDRFFDREGLYGRGGTEYADNADRFACFARAALGLLARLDPPDVLHGHDWQTGLAVAYLRLQPERYPSLTSTRTLFTVHNVGYQGLFDAGVFPRLQVDSAHYWPNFEFYGNISYLKAGLSLADRLTTVSPSYAEEVKTPEQGCGLDGVFRERAGDLAGIMNGVDYGVWDPAADAFIARRYSAAAPDGKHDCKRDLQRRLSLPPSDAPLAGLVARLVDQKGLDVVAGALDALLSRDLQIAVLGTGDPRHEQMLSGFARRHPRRMATRIGFDEELAHVIEAGSDLFLMPSRYEPSGLNQLYSLRYGTIPIVRATGGLKDSVTPFDETTGEGTGFLFGDYTSEALVGAVDRALDCFGRPDAWRRLVANAMAQDFSVDRTAAEYAALYAELAAGDRP, encoded by the coding sequence ATGCGCGTTGCCATTGTCAGCTCCGAGGCGTCGCCGTTCGCGAAGACCGGCGGGTTGGCCGACATGGTCGGTTCGCTGGCTGCCGCGCTGGCGCGTCGCGGGCTCGACGTGACCCTCGTCCTGCCGGCGTACCGCTGCGTTCTCGAACGCGGCGATGTCGCTGCGACCGGGATGGCCTTCTCGGTTCCCGCCGCGGGCGGAATCGAACAGGTGGAGATCCTGGCGGGCGGCGGCGGTGAAGGCGCGCGGGCCCGCTTCGTCCGGGTCGACCGGTTCTTCGACCGCGAAGGCCTGTACGGCCGGGGCGGGACGGAATACGCCGACAACGCCGACCGGTTCGCCTGCTTCGCGCGTGCCGCGCTCGGGCTGCTCGCCCGGCTCGATCCGCCGGACGTGCTGCACGGGCACGACTGGCAGACGGGCCTGGCGGTGGCCTACCTCCGGCTGCAACCCGAGCGCTACCCGTCCCTGACCTCCACGCGCACCCTGTTCACGGTGCACAACGTCGGCTACCAGGGACTGTTCGACGCCGGCGTGTTCCCCCGTCTGCAGGTGGATTCCGCGCACTACTGGCCGAACTTCGAGTTCTACGGGAACATCAGCTACCTGAAGGCCGGCCTTTCCCTTGCGGACCGCCTGACGACCGTCAGTCCCAGCTACGCCGAGGAGGTCAAGACGCCGGAGCAGGGTTGCGGTCTCGACGGCGTGTTCAGGGAGCGGGCAGGCGATCTGGCGGGGATCATGAACGGCGTCGACTACGGTGTCTGGGACCCGGCTGCGGACGCCTTCATCGCCCGGCGGTACTCCGCGGCGGCCCCCGACGGCAAGCACGACTGCAAGCGCGACCTGCAACGGCGGCTGAGTCTGCCGCCGTCGGACGCGCCGCTCGCCGGCCTGGTCGCCCGGCTGGTCGACCAGAAGGGGCTCGACGTGGTGGCCGGCGCCCTCGATGCGCTGCTGTCGCGGGATCTGCAGATCGCGGTGCTGGGCACCGGCGACCCGCGTCATGAACAGATGCTGTCCGGATTCGCCCGCCGCCACCCGCGCCGCATGGCCACGCGCATCGGCTTCGACGAGGAGCTGGCCCACGTCATCGAGGCGGGCAGCGACCTGTTCCTGATGCCCTCGCGCTACGAGCCGAGCGGCCTCAACCAGCTCTACAGCCTGCGCTACGGCACGATCCCCATCGTGCGAGCTACCGGGGGCCTGAAGGACTCGGTGACGCCGTTCGACGAAACGACGGGCGAGGGCACCGGCTTCCTGTTCGGGGACTACACGTCGGAGGCGCTCGTCGGGGCCGTCGACCGGGCGCTCGACTGCTTCGGCCGGCCGGACGCGTGGCGGCGGCTCGTGGCGAACGCCATGGCGCAGGACTTCTCCGTGGACCGCACCGCCGCCGAGTACGCCGCGCTCTACGCGGAGCTGGCCGCCGGCGATCGTCCGTGA
- a CDS encoding MFS transporter yields MADLQTRPRGNALIDSSTNVPQDRPDAPRWRTPALVMAAACAIAMLGFGARSVFGLFLEPMTSARGWGRETFALALAVQNLMWGVALPFAGALSDRFGSPRVLALGALVYAAGIWGMTTAESAGMLHLTAGILVGVGVAFTAFSLALAAMAKVVGPERRSLALGLGTAAGSSGQVVFSPLGQAFISAYGWQAALLFLAGSALLIAPLAFVLPGSPAVRGAAPAAEQSLPAALREAFGHRGYALLTTGFFVCGFHVAFITVHFPAYVRDLGLSAAVGAGAIAVIGLFNILGSFASGAAGQRWSKKCGLSTIYASRAVAITALMLLPKTAAVIYLFAAVMGVLWLSTVPLTTGIVGQIFGVRYLATLFGVVFLSHQLGSFLGVWLGGWLFDTTGSYDGVWWAGVALGLAAAVIHLPIDERPLARRDSLAAAGSGT; encoded by the coding sequence ATGGCTGACCTGCAGACGCGCCCCCGAGGCAACGCGTTGATCGACAGCTCCACGAACGTTCCGCAGGATCGCCCCGATGCGCCGCGCTGGCGGACGCCCGCCCTGGTCATGGCGGCGGCGTGCGCCATCGCCATGCTGGGTTTCGGCGCGCGCTCGGTCTTCGGGCTCTTCCTGGAGCCGATGACCTCGGCGCGCGGCTGGGGGCGCGAGACCTTCGCGCTGGCCCTGGCCGTCCAGAACCTCATGTGGGGCGTGGCCCTGCCGTTCGCCGGCGCGCTCAGCGACCGCTTCGGCTCGCCGCGGGTGTTGGCGCTGGGGGCGCTGGTCTACGCGGCCGGCATCTGGGGCATGACGACCGCCGAGAGCGCCGGCATGCTGCACCTGACGGCCGGCATCCTGGTCGGTGTCGGGGTGGCGTTCACCGCGTTCTCCCTCGCGCTCGCGGCCATGGCGAAGGTGGTGGGTCCGGAGCGGCGCTCGCTGGCCCTGGGGTTGGGGACCGCGGCGGGTTCGTCCGGGCAGGTGGTGTTCTCGCCGCTGGGCCAGGCGTTCATCTCCGCCTACGGGTGGCAGGCCGCGCTGCTGTTCCTGGCCGGGTCGGCCCTCCTGATCGCACCGCTGGCCTTCGTGCTGCCCGGCTCCCCGGCCGTGCGCGGCGCGGCGCCGGCGGCCGAGCAATCGCTGCCCGCCGCCCTCCGGGAGGCGTTCGGCCACCGCGGCTACGCGCTGCTGACCACCGGATTCTTCGTCTGCGGGTTCCATGTCGCCTTCATCACGGTGCATTTTCCGGCCTACGTGCGCGACCTCGGGCTCTCCGCCGCGGTCGGGGCGGGCGCGATCGCGGTCATCGGCCTGTTCAACATCCTCGGCTCGTTCGCGTCCGGCGCCGCCGGCCAGCGCTGGAGCAAGAAGTGCGGGCTGAGCACGATCTACGCCTCGCGCGCCGTCGCCATCACGGCCCTGATGCTGCTGCCGAAGACGGCCGCCGTCATCTACCTTTTCGCCGCCGTCATGGGCGTGCTGTGGCTCTCGACCGTGCCGCTGACCACCGGGATCGTCGGCCAGATCTTCGGGGTGCGCTACCTGGCCACCCTGTTCGGCGTGGTCTTCCTCAGCCACCAGCTCGGCAGCTTCCTCGGGGTCTGGCTGGGCGGGTGGCTCTTCGACACGACGGGGTCCTACGACGGCGTCTGGTGGGCCGGCGTCGCGCTCGGCCTCGCCGCCGCCGTGATCCACCTGCCGATCGACGAACGTCCGCTCGCCCGTCGGGACTCGCTCGCCGCGGCCGGCTCTGGAACCTGA